The following are from one region of the Sandaracinaceae bacterium genome:
- a CDS encoding sterol desaturase family protein, whose product MTAYLYPLSLALISALVMALEHFFPERPEQRQLRPRLGSDLVHLVFNGHFLGVMLAGLSVTWVLPPLDAFLGTRGLTEAFYCGVARDWPLALQVVVALLLLDFVQWGIHRLLHRVPLLWELHKTHHSVSDGEMDWIVAFRFSWLEVVVYKSLLYLPMVFFGFALEALMVHAIFGTLIGHLNHANLRVDYGPLRYVLNSPRMHMWHHDYDADAKTTVNFGIIFSCWDWLFGTAKLPAQPPARIGFAGVLGFPDTFLAQEIWPLQRVVPALARHRWAAAVVGALVLAGAWYLHTKR is encoded by the coding sequence GTGACCGCGTACCTGTACCCCCTGAGCCTGGCGCTCATCTCCGCGCTCGTCATGGCGCTCGAGCACTTCTTCCCGGAGCGGCCCGAGCAACGCCAGCTGCGGCCCAGGCTGGGGTCGGACCTGGTGCACCTGGTGTTCAACGGGCACTTCCTGGGCGTCATGCTGGCCGGGCTCTCGGTCACCTGGGTGCTGCCGCCGCTCGACGCGTTCCTCGGGACGCGTGGGCTCACCGAGGCGTTCTACTGCGGCGTGGCGCGCGACTGGCCACTCGCGCTGCAGGTCGTGGTCGCGCTGCTGCTGCTCGACTTCGTGCAGTGGGGTATCCACCGCCTGCTGCACCGCGTGCCGCTGCTGTGGGAGCTGCACAAGACGCACCACAGCGTGAGCGACGGCGAGATGGATTGGATCGTGGCGTTCCGCTTCTCGTGGCTCGAGGTGGTGGTCTACAAGTCGCTCCTGTACTTGCCGATGGTGTTCTTCGGCTTCGCGCTGGAAGCGCTCATGGTGCACGCCATCTTCGGCACGCTGATAGGGCACCTCAACCACGCCAACCTGCGCGTGGACTACGGGCCGCTGCGCTATGTGCTGAACAGCCCGCGCATGCACATGTGGCACCACGACTACGACGCCGACGCGAAGACCACCGTGAACTTCGGCATCATCTTCTCGTGCTGGGACTGGCTCTTCGGGACGGCCAAGCTGCCGGCCCAGCCCCCCGCGCGCATCGGGTTCGCAGGCGTTCTGGGTTTCCCGGACACGTTCCTGGCGCAGGAGATCTGGCCCCTCCAGCGCGTGGTGCCCGCCCTCGCGAGGCATCGCTGGGCAGCCGCTGTGGTGGGTGCGCTGGTGCTCGCGGGCGCGTGGTACCTGCACACCAAGCGGTAG
- a CDS encoding S24/S26 family peptidase: MVLHAAALSVEHRAAVAELLREPGLAGAPATFQVVVRGACMTPALRDGQVVRVQPRRWALPGDIVAFEHGAADAGLAVHRLLGVRPSRRGLVWITQADNEPGPDPAFARARLLGVVEVPVPLARRVGALRRWLPALLAPITQRLPRAGASRATGVPV; encoded by the coding sequence ATGGTTCTGCATGCGGCCGCGCTATCTGTCGAGCATCGCGCCGCGGTGGCCGAGCTCTTGCGCGAGCCGGGCCTCGCGGGCGCGCCTGCCACGTTCCAGGTGGTCGTCCGGGGCGCCTGCATGACACCCGCTCTGCGTGACGGCCAAGTCGTTCGCGTCCAGCCGCGCCGGTGGGCGTTGCCAGGGGATATCGTGGCCTTCGAACATGGTGCGGCGGACGCTGGCTTGGCCGTGCATCGCCTGCTGGGGGTCCGCCCCTCACGGCGCGGCCTGGTGTGGATCACCCAGGCCGACAACGAGCCCGGCCCCGATCCGGCCTTCGCCCGGGCGCGGCTGCTGGGGGTAGTGGAGGTGCCCGTTCCTCTGGCGCGCCGGGTCGGTGCGCTACGCCGCTGGCTCCCGGCGCTGCTGGCTCCAATCACGCAACGTCTCCCGCGCGCGGGCGCGTCTCGCGCCACCGGTGTTCCCGTGTGA
- a CDS encoding DUF4388 domain-containing protein has product MTGDSPEGIEVLDKLAADGLVEPFDYDRVLHHASRNGERVEEALLELGVVTEPDLLRTVAEMVRTQFVSTEKLAKAQVSRTLIEMVPRRLAERLGAFPILFDRKTLTLSVVTYDLQVVEVAKQLQVATDARTVTTYVARPGAVRAAIRKYYYGDVDSFTELMQPKRARKAEAEQGPATRGDYIDVDFGLDAPQPSRAGRPAAPQRRPEPPPPPAPPPAPRVMEIADASLMAALNASPLVASAQRAPLVSAEPSSAHVALPPVEAASPAAHSVSVSPRTFLESLNVMVTLIEQERAELRGHTSLVARLTRKLCELVDMPKDHAFDVVVAAYLHDLGKTGNYHLTPLNVAQYEGHRVQAQKSFSAPARLFESAGLNERTTKTLHHLYERFDGNGFPDRLQERDIPLGSRILAVVETYADITASSKNPFRRRLSPREACEAIQGLVNTVFDPTIVELLQRLAVGDEVRHRLLDDARSVLLLDPDVESTTVLEMRLMEHGHRVLIARLFDQALTILSESEVDMILTEVDLPTQDGFRFVERCRAGSQPDTPVIFLTRRGDRESVQRGMELAAADYMVKPASPEVVAMKVGQVLAQSRRGQNRGVSGSLREMSLPDVIQILSNGRKSGKLALSSSSGNGEIQFGAGAICDARIGDRTGADAVYALLALSEGEFALDPTFLPLRNVINLPTESLLLEGMRRLDEAAR; this is encoded by the coding sequence GGCATCGAAGTACTCGACAAGCTGGCCGCCGACGGCCTGGTCGAGCCCTTCGACTATGACCGCGTGCTGCACCACGCCAGCCGCAACGGAGAGCGAGTCGAAGAGGCGCTGCTCGAGCTGGGCGTGGTCACCGAGCCCGACCTGCTGCGGACGGTCGCCGAGATGGTGCGCACGCAGTTCGTCTCCACCGAGAAGCTGGCCAAGGCGCAGGTCAGCCGGACGCTGATCGAGATGGTCCCGCGGCGCCTGGCTGAGCGGCTCGGGGCCTTCCCCATCCTCTTCGACCGCAAGACGCTGACCCTGTCCGTGGTGACCTACGATCTGCAGGTGGTGGAGGTGGCGAAGCAGCTGCAGGTGGCCACCGACGCGCGCACCGTGACCACGTATGTGGCGCGCCCAGGGGCCGTCCGCGCGGCCATTCGCAAGTACTACTACGGCGACGTGGACTCGTTCACGGAGCTCATGCAGCCCAAGCGCGCTCGCAAGGCCGAGGCCGAGCAGGGGCCCGCCACACGGGGTGACTACATCGATGTGGACTTCGGTCTGGACGCGCCGCAGCCATCGCGTGCGGGTCGCCCAGCTGCGCCACAGCGCCGCCCCGAGCCGCCGCCGCCGCCCGCGCCGCCGCCCGCGCCACGCGTCATGGAGATTGCCGATGCCTCCCTGATGGCCGCGCTGAACGCGTCGCCCCTGGTGGCTTCCGCGCAGCGTGCCCCGCTGGTGAGCGCCGAGCCGTCGTCTGCCCACGTGGCTCTCCCGCCCGTCGAGGCGGCCAGCCCCGCAGCTCACAGCGTCAGCGTGTCGCCGCGCACGTTCCTCGAGTCGCTCAACGTGATGGTCACGCTCATCGAGCAAGAGCGCGCCGAGCTGCGCGGCCACACGTCTCTCGTGGCGCGCCTCACGCGAAAGCTGTGCGAGTTGGTGGACATGCCCAAGGACCACGCCTTCGACGTGGTGGTGGCTGCCTACCTGCACGACCTCGGCAAGACCGGGAACTACCACCTCACCCCGCTGAACGTGGCGCAGTACGAGGGCCACCGCGTTCAGGCGCAGAAGTCGTTCTCGGCGCCGGCGCGGCTCTTCGAGAGCGCGGGGCTGAACGAGCGCACCACCAAGACCTTGCATCATCTCTACGAGCGCTTCGACGGGAACGGCTTCCCCGACCGCTTGCAGGAGCGTGACATCCCGCTCGGCAGCCGCATCCTCGCGGTGGTCGAGACGTACGCGGACATCACCGCCAGCAGCAAGAACCCCTTCCGCCGGCGGCTCTCCCCGCGCGAGGCCTGTGAGGCCATCCAGGGGCTGGTCAACACCGTCTTCGACCCCACCATCGTGGAGCTGTTGCAGCGCTTGGCCGTGGGCGACGAGGTGCGTCACCGCCTGCTGGACGACGCCCGCTCCGTGCTGCTGCTGGACCCGGACGTGGAGTCCACCACCGTGCTCGAGATGCGCTTGATGGAGCACGGGCACCGCGTGCTGATCGCGCGCTTGTTCGACCAGGCGCTCACCATCCTCTCCGAGAGCGAGGTGGACATGATCCTCACGGAGGTGGACCTGCCCACGCAGGACGGCTTCCGCTTCGTGGAGCGCTGCCGCGCCGGCAGCCAGCCCGACACGCCCGTCATCTTCCTCACCCGGCGGGGCGACCGCGAGAGCGTGCAGCGCGGCATGGAGCTGGCCGCCGCGGACTACATGGTGAAGCCTGCCTCGCCCGAGGTGGTGGCCATGAAGGTGGGGCAGGTGCTGGCCCAGTCTCGCCGCGGTCAGAACCGCGGCGTCAGCGGGTCGCTGCGGGAGATGTCGCTGCCCGACGTCATCCAGATCCTCTCGAACGGCCGCAAGTCCGGCAAGCTGGCGCTCTCGTCTTCGAGCGGGAACGGCGAGATCCAATTCGGCGCGGGGGCCATCTGCGACGCGCGCATCGGCGACCGCACCGGCGCGGACGCGGTCTATGCGCTGCTGGCCCTGAGCGAGGGAGAGTTCGCGCTCGACCCCACGTTCCTGCCGCTGCGCAACGTCATCAACCTGCCCACCGAGAGCTTGCTGCTCGAGGGCATGCGGCGGCTGGACGAGGCCGCCCGCTGA